The following coding sequences are from one Bradyrhizobium sp. WSM471 window:
- a CDS encoding fasciclin domain-containing protein: MAVMVVTVPATISFAKDKTVMVGGAAMYPSKTIVANAVKSKDHTTLVAAVKAAGLVDTLSGPGPFTVFAPTNAAFGKLPKGTVETLVKPENKATLTKILTYHVVPGKLSADQLMDGQRLMTVEGEPLTVKKSGGRVMIVDAKGGAATVTIADANQSNGVIHVVNQVLMPAS; the protein is encoded by the coding sequence ATGGCTGTCATGGTCGTTACGGTTCCCGCCACTATCAGCTTCGCAAAGGACAAGACCGTCATGGTCGGTGGCGCCGCCATGTATCCTAGCAAGACCATCGTCGCGAACGCTGTGAAATCAAAGGATCACACGACCCTGGTCGCAGCGGTCAAGGCGGCTGGCTTGGTAGATACACTATCTGGGCCAGGTCCGTTTACGGTGTTCGCGCCAACCAATGCTGCTTTTGGGAAGCTACCGAAAGGTACGGTCGAAACGTTGGTCAAGCCGGAGAACAAGGCGACGCTGACCAAGATCCTCACGTACCACGTGGTTCCGGGCAAGCTCAGCGCGGACCAGCTCATGGACGGGCAGCGGCTGATGACGGTCGAAGGCGAGCCGCTCACCGTCAAAAAGTCGGGCGGCAGGGTGATGATTGTCGACGCAAAGGGTGGTGCAGCGACCGTGACCATCGCGGACGCCAACCAGTCCAACGGCGTCATCCATGTCGTCAACCAGGTCCTGATGCCGGCAAGTTAG
- a CDS encoding DUF427 domain-containing protein translates to MLPANDDFESVWDYPRPPRLERVRHRLIVMFENVLVADTQSGYRVLETSHPPTYYFPPTDVALALLRRADGHSFCEFKGVAEYRTISVGDRVSVRAAWVYPRPLEPYKEIAGHFAFYPSRVDACFVGHEQAIAQEGEFYGGWITSGINGSFKGGSGGQGW, encoded by the coding sequence ATGCTACCGGCAAATGACGACTTCGAATCTGTTTGGGACTACCCGCGGCCTCCACGGCTGGAGAGGGTACGGCACCGCCTGATCGTCATGTTCGAAAATGTCCTCGTCGCCGACACGCAATCCGGCTATCGCGTGCTGGAGACAAGTCATCCTCCCACTTACTACTTCCCTCCCACAGATGTCGCGCTCGCGCTGTTGCGCCGCGCCGACGGTCATTCGTTTTGTGAGTTTAAGGGCGTCGCGGAATATCGTACGATCAGCGTCGGCGACCGGGTCTCGGTACGTGCGGCTTGGGTTTATCCGCGCCCGCTCGAGCCGTACAAGGAGATTGCGGGCCATTTCGCCTTTTATCCATCTCGGGTCGATGCCTGCTTCGTCGGCCACGAGCAGGCCATAGCGCAAGAGGGCGAATTCTACGGCGGCTGGATCACCTCGGGGATCAACGGCTCTTTCAAGGGCGGCTCAGGCGGCCAGGGCTGGTAG